The proteins below come from a single Candidatus Chlamydia sanziniae genomic window:
- the dusB gene encoding tRNA dihydrouridine synthase DusB: protein MASPIYIKNLLLSSSIVYAPLAGFSDYPYRRMSALYRPGLMFCEMVKVEGLLHAPKRTLKLLSYEETMRPIGAQLCGSSPDAIGEAAKIVENLGFDLIDLNCGCPTDRITKDGSGSGLLKTPQLLEKIIEKIVESVTIPITVKIRSGWDATHINVEEIVGLLRNAGAHAVFVHGRTRAQAYHGSSRRDYIARAKIAAGKDFPVFGNGDIFSPEAAQEMLTTGCDGLLIARGAIGAPWMAHHIKEYLKTGTYQKPTFAMRKEAFIQHMQWVEEYYQSESKFLTETRKLCGHYLVSAAKVRFLRAALAKALSFQEVYKLIEDYQEADDESSSCLALVKC from the coding sequence ATGGCTTCTCCAATATATATAAAAAATCTTTTACTTAGTTCTTCTATAGTTTATGCCCCTTTAGCAGGTTTTTCTGATTATCCTTATAGGCGGATGTCTGCATTGTATCGCCCCGGATTAATGTTTTGTGAGATGGTAAAAGTAGAAGGATTGTTGCATGCTCCAAAGCGTACATTAAAGCTTTTGAGTTATGAAGAAACAATGCGGCCTATTGGTGCTCAGCTGTGTGGGAGTTCTCCCGATGCTATCGGCGAAGCGGCGAAAATCGTCGAAAACCTCGGTTTTGATCTTATAGATTTAAATTGTGGTTGCCCAACGGATAGAATTACTAAAGATGGCAGTGGCTCCGGACTTCTAAAAACCCCCCAATTGCTAGAAAAAATTATAGAAAAAATTGTAGAAAGCGTCACTATTCCCATAACAGTGAAAATCCGTTCGGGATGGGATGCAACACACATCAATGTAGAAGAAATTGTAGGGCTCCTACGAAATGCCGGTGCTCATGCAGTTTTTGTTCATGGAAGAACGCGTGCTCAAGCTTATCATGGTTCGAGCAGGCGCGATTATATTGCTCGGGCTAAAATTGCCGCAGGTAAGGATTTTCCTGTTTTCGGTAATGGGGATATCTTTTCCCCAGAAGCTGCTCAAGAGATGTTGACAACGGGATGTGATGGTCTTCTGATCGCACGAGGCGCTATAGGAGCACCCTGGATGGCTCACCATATCAAGGAGTATTTGAAAACAGGAACTTATCAAAAACCTACATTTGCTATGAGGAAAGAAGCTTTCATACAACATATGCAATGGGTAGAAGAATATTATCAAAGTGAAAGCAAGTTTCTCACAGAAACTCGAAAACTCTGCGGACATTATTTAGTCTCTGCTGCTAAAGTGCGTTTTTTACGTGCTGCTTTAGCAAAGGCCTTGTCATTTCAAGAGGTTTACAAACTTATAGAGGACTATCAAGAAGCTGATGATGAATCTTCATCTTGTTTGGCTCTAGTTAAATGTTGA
- the topA gene encoding type I DNA topoisomerase — protein sequence MKKSLIIVESPAKIKTLQKFLGNRFVFASSIGHIVDLPAKEFGIDVEHDFDPQYQVLPDKQEVISQICKLAAKCDQVYLSPDPDREGEAIAWHIANQLPKDTPIQRVSFNAITQGAVTEALKHPREINMALVNAQQARRLLDRIVGYKISPILSRKLQQRSGISAGRVQSVALKLVVDREKAIEAFTPVEYWNIRVLMQDPKTTKTFWAYLYAAEGKKWERELTDDKTEDDVLLINSEKKAQYYADLLENAIYKVARVEAKEKRRNALPPFITSTLQQEASRHFRFSASKTMSVAQTLYEGIELDNEDSIGLITYMRTDSVRTDPEAINIARSLIQQTFGKDYLPEKPNIYITKKMTQDAHEAIRPTDIFLSPNQIIRKLSEDQYKIYNLIWKRFIASQMTPAIYDTLAIQITTDKRVELRSAGSLLKFKGFLAIYEEKQDDDNEQEEDHPLPLLHAQDILEKEKVSIEQAFTKPLPRFTEASLVKELEKSGIGRPSTYATIMNKIQSRDYTTKENQRLRPTELGKIISQFLETNFPRIMDISFTALMEDELELIADNKKPWKLLLKEFWDQFLPVVITAEKEAVIPRILTDIQCEKCSQGKLVKIWSKNSYFYGCSKYPECDYRTSEEELIFNKNDYAADTPWDSPCPLCRGVMKVRHGRYGTFLGCENYPKCRGTISIHKKGEEVKQEELISCPALGCSGTILPKRSRYNKIFYSCSEYPDCSVIGNSIDPVITKYAGTPKTPYKKKKSNKKRSAAKSKTKAKKKDATTKKSPLFTPSSSLADMIGNTHVSRGEATKKLWQYIKDHNLQSPENKKLLVPDSKLAAIIGNTPVDMFQLPKFLSQHLTRAKQDEDSSSAS from the coding sequence ATGAAGAAATCCTTAATCATAGTGGAATCTCCTGCCAAAATCAAAACCCTTCAGAAATTTTTAGGAAATAGGTTTGTTTTTGCGTCATCTATAGGACACATCGTAGATCTTCCGGCTAAAGAATTTGGTATTGACGTAGAACACGATTTTGACCCTCAATATCAAGTATTGCCTGATAAACAGGAAGTCATAAGTCAAATTTGTAAATTAGCTGCTAAATGTGACCAAGTTTATCTTTCTCCAGATCCTGACAGAGAAGGAGAGGCAATTGCTTGGCATATTGCTAACCAGCTTCCTAAAGATACCCCCATCCAAAGAGTATCGTTCAATGCCATTACTCAAGGTGCCGTTACAGAAGCTTTAAAGCATCCAAGAGAAATCAACATGGCTCTCGTCAATGCACAACAAGCACGGCGCCTTTTAGATCGTATTGTAGGCTATAAGATTTCTCCTATTCTTAGTCGCAAACTACAACAACGTTCGGGAATATCCGCAGGTCGTGTACAATCTGTTGCGTTGAAACTTGTGGTAGATCGTGAGAAGGCCATCGAAGCCTTCACTCCTGTAGAATATTGGAATATTCGCGTATTAATGCAAGACCCTAAAACGACAAAGACATTTTGGGCTTATCTTTATGCCGCAGAAGGGAAAAAATGGGAAAGGGAGCTCACTGACGACAAAACAGAAGATGACGTTCTTCTGATTAATTCTGAAAAGAAGGCTCAGTATTATGCAGATCTTTTAGAAAATGCCATTTATAAGGTAGCTCGCGTAGAGGCCAAAGAAAAACGACGCAACGCTCTTCCTCCTTTCATTACATCTACATTGCAACAAGAAGCGAGTCGCCATTTTCGTTTTTCTGCTTCTAAGACTATGTCCGTAGCTCAAACTTTATACGAAGGCATTGAACTTGATAATGAAGACTCTATAGGATTGATTACTTACATGCGTACAGATTCTGTTCGCACAGATCCTGAGGCTATAAACATTGCTAGAAGCCTGATTCAACAAACCTTTGGGAAAGATTACTTACCTGAAAAACCCAATATATATATTACGAAAAAAATGACGCAGGATGCCCATGAAGCCATCCGTCCTACAGACATTTTTCTTTCTCCAAATCAGATTATAAGAAAACTTTCCGAAGATCAGTATAAAATTTACAACCTTATCTGGAAACGTTTTATTGCTTCGCAAATGACCCCGGCAATTTATGACACCTTAGCCATTCAGATTACTACAGATAAACGCGTAGAGCTTCGCTCCGCAGGATCATTATTAAAATTTAAAGGATTCTTAGCAATCTACGAAGAAAAACAAGACGATGATAATGAACAAGAAGAAGATCATCCCCTCCCTCTTTTACATGCCCAAGATATTCTAGAGAAAGAAAAAGTTTCTATAGAACAAGCTTTTACTAAACCTTTGCCTAGGTTTACAGAAGCTTCTCTAGTTAAAGAATTAGAAAAGTCTGGTATAGGGCGTCCTTCAACCTACGCAACGATTATGAATAAAATCCAAAGTCGAGATTACACTACGAAAGAAAACCAACGCCTACGCCCCACAGAACTTGGAAAAATCATTTCGCAATTCCTAGAAACAAATTTTCCAAGGATCATGGATATAAGTTTTACAGCTCTAATGGAAGATGAGTTAGAACTAATCGCCGATAATAAAAAACCCTGGAAGCTACTTCTTAAAGAATTCTGGGATCAATTTCTTCCCGTTGTCATTACAGCAGAGAAAGAAGCCGTGATTCCTAGAATTCTCACAGACATACAGTGTGAGAAGTGTTCTCAGGGTAAATTGGTTAAAATTTGGTCTAAAAATAGTTACTTCTATGGTTGTTCTAAATATCCCGAATGTGATTATCGTACTTCTGAGGAAGAGCTCATTTTTAATAAAAATGATTACGCTGCCGACACACCTTGGGACAGCCCATGTCCACTTTGTAGGGGCGTTATGAAAGTACGCCATGGACGTTACGGAACATTCTTAGGATGTGAAAATTATCCTAAATGCCGAGGGACCATTTCTATTCATAAAAAAGGTGAAGAAGTCAAACAAGAAGAGCTTATTTCTTGTCCTGCCTTAGGATGTTCAGGAACTATTTTGCCAAAACGTTCGCGTTACAATAAAATTTTCTATTCCTGTTCGGAATACCCAGATTGTAGTGTCATTGGTAATTCCATAGATCCCGTAATTACTAAATACGCAGGAACACCTAAAACACCATACAAAAAAAAGAAATCTAATAAAAAGAGATCTGCAGCAAAAAGCAAAACAAAAGCAAAAAAGAAAGATGCTACAACTAAAAAATCTCCTTTATTCACGCCTTCTTCATCTTTAGCTGATATGATTGGGAATACACATGTCTCACGAGGAGAAGCAACTAAGAAACTATGGCAATACATTAAAGACCATAATCTCCAGTCGCCTGAGAATAAAAAACTTTTAGTCCCTGATAGTAAATTAGCGGCTATTATTGGCAACACACCTGTGGATATGTTTCAGTTACCAAAATTCTTAAGTCAACATTTAACTAGAGCCAAACAAGATGAAGATTCATCATCAGCTTCTTGA
- the rpoN gene encoding RNA polymerase factor sigma-54, producing MLQQKQKLSLKYLPSLHMQEGLRILQYPLTELSSYVMQEIVHNPFFDLPSQETEEGFLCSLSPNFNSIPMQPQSLFAYVFSQAQQVFYSPEDLCIAQYIAGNLSDEGLFVQDLEQLAEELEVSIDKAYNVWEIIQTFQPLGIASPSLQAYWLKRLKNSPHQQAYCIIHDFYSSLINCDFLPIIKKFSLSPTQLRTILKQALQTIPWCPAIEYSSDLPCLVAPLPDVYVLNRQGIWEIKVSSRGLPSIKLNTEAFHIYEHLPKKEQQALSQQILSAKWLIKNLRKREQTLYTIMQTLLPIQTDFLTGKTCVPQPITIKKLAEDIGYHESTIFRAIENKTLASPIGILPLKRLFPRPMTETSLCSKETILQWIREWIATEHSPLSDKDISARIVEKGIPCARRTVAKYRSQLNILPVHRRKVRFPM from the coding sequence ATGCTGCAACAAAAACAGAAGCTTTCTTTAAAGTACCTACCTTCATTGCACATGCAAGAAGGCTTGCGAATATTACAATACCCTCTTACAGAGCTTTCCTCGTATGTAATGCAAGAAATTGTTCACAATCCTTTTTTTGACCTTCCTTCACAGGAAACTGAGGAAGGATTTTTATGCTCTTTGTCTCCGAATTTTAATAGCATACCCATGCAACCACAATCTCTATTTGCCTATGTATTTTCTCAAGCCCAACAAGTTTTTTACTCTCCTGAAGACCTTTGCATCGCTCAGTATATTGCTGGAAACCTCTCTGACGAGGGTCTATTTGTACAAGATCTTGAACAACTTGCCGAGGAACTCGAAGTTTCTATAGATAAAGCCTACAATGTTTGGGAAATTATACAAACTTTCCAACCTTTAGGAATTGCTTCTCCATCATTACAAGCATATTGGTTGAAAAGGTTAAAGAATTCTCCTCATCAACAAGCGTATTGTATTATTCACGATTTCTATTCTTCATTAATAAACTGTGATTTTCTACCCATCATAAAAAAATTCTCTCTCTCTCCAACACAATTACGAACAATTTTAAAACAAGCTTTGCAAACTATTCCCTGGTGCCCAGCCATTGAATATAGCTCCGATCTGCCTTGTTTAGTTGCTCCTCTTCCAGATGTGTACGTATTGAATCGTCAAGGTATTTGGGAGATTAAAGTGAGCTCACGTGGCCTTCCCTCTATAAAGCTTAACACTGAAGCTTTCCATATTTATGAGCACCTTCCTAAGAAAGAGCAACAGGCCCTTAGCCAACAAATCCTATCAGCAAAGTGGTTGATTAAAAACCTTCGCAAACGCGAACAAACGCTCTATACAATCATGCAGACACTCCTTCCTATACAAACAGATTTCTTAACAGGGAAAACTTGTGTTCCACAACCTATAACCATAAAAAAACTTGCTGAAGATATAGGATACCATGAATCTACTATCTTTCGTGCCATAGAAAATAAAACCTTAGCTTCTCCCATAGGGATCTTACCTTTAAAGCGACTTTTCCCCCGCCCTATGACCGAAACGTCTTTATGTTCTAAGGAGACCATTTTACAATGGATTCGTGAGTGGATAGCAACAGAACATTCTCCTTTATCTGATAAGGATATTAGTGCAAGAATCGTAGAGAAAGGCATTCCATGTGCAAGACGTACAGTCGCGAAATATCGCTCCCAACTCAATATTCTACCTGTCCATAGAAGAAAAGTTCGTTTTCCCATGTAA
- a CDS encoding ATP-dependent helicase: MFTSDLNEAQFHAVTSPQSPVLLLAGAGAGKTRVITYRILHLINEGLQPNEILAVTFTNKAAKELKERIINQCSHTCSRNIPMVCTFHSLGVFILRQSIHLLNRKNNFIIYDQSDSEKLIKRCLQHHNLKPNFASGIQYHISQAKNRLLYPEDLDLQEYAALVITIYKEYQEKLREANALDFDDLLFLTVKLLKEATANEHYSQLWKALLIDEYQDTNHAQYIISQMISRQHHNVFAVGDPDQSIYSWRGANIHNILNFEKDYPNARILRLEENYRSYGNILNAANALIQNNASRLKKELRSVKGPGEKIRLFLGKTDREEAEFVAEEIIQLHRQMHIPLREICIFYRTNFQSRTFEDALLRRRIPYEILGGLSFYKRKEIQDILAFLRMFIARHDVVAFERTLHLPKRGLGPTAISTLIHYAITDNLSILHACQKALKTQAVKLSKKQQEGIKQYLQIFQELENAYTTLPLNEFMVATLRITQYLNILKEDPDTFEDRKSNLDELISKTFEWEQQNPEGTLETFLDDLALKGSMDEEELISDRVNLMTIHNGKGLEFRTVFVVGLEENLFPHANVKDNYENLEEERRLCYVGITRAQDLLYLTAAQSRFLWGTVRIMKPSRFLKEIPRDYLIQVH; encoded by the coding sequence ATATTTACCTCGGATTTAAATGAAGCACAATTCCATGCTGTGACTTCCCCTCAAAGTCCTGTATTACTTCTAGCAGGAGCAGGAGCAGGAAAAACCCGAGTGATTACCTATCGAATTTTACACCTAATCAACGAAGGCCTTCAACCCAATGAAATTCTTGCCGTAACTTTCACTAATAAAGCCGCTAAGGAACTTAAAGAACGAATTATTAACCAATGTTCTCATACTTGTAGTAGAAACATTCCCATGGTGTGCACATTTCATAGTTTAGGAGTATTTATCCTTCGGCAATCCATACATTTGCTCAACCGTAAGAATAACTTCATTATTTATGACCAAAGTGATTCAGAAAAATTGATTAAGCGCTGCTTGCAACATCATAATCTAAAACCGAATTTTGCTAGCGGCATTCAATATCATATTTCCCAAGCAAAAAACCGGTTACTCTATCCCGAAGATTTAGACCTCCAAGAGTATGCAGCTCTTGTAATCACCATTTATAAGGAATATCAAGAAAAATTAAGAGAAGCCAACGCTTTAGACTTTGATGATCTGTTATTTCTTACCGTTAAACTCTTAAAAGAGGCTACGGCAAACGAGCACTATAGTCAGCTATGGAAAGCCTTACTCATTGATGAATATCAAGACACCAATCATGCACAATACATAATATCACAAATGATTTCTCGACAACATCACAATGTTTTCGCTGTTGGAGATCCTGATCAATCTATTTACTCGTGGCGCGGCGCGAATATCCATAACATTTTAAATTTCGAGAAAGATTATCCCAATGCTCGTATATTACGCTTAGAAGAAAATTATCGTAGTTATGGCAATATCTTAAATGCTGCAAACGCTTTAATTCAGAATAATGCCTCACGCTTAAAAAAAGAATTGCGTAGCGTTAAAGGGCCTGGAGAAAAAATTCGTCTTTTTCTAGGAAAAACCGATCGTGAAGAAGCAGAATTCGTTGCTGAAGAGATTATTCAACTCCATCGTCAAATGCATATCCCTCTACGGGAGATATGCATTTTTTATAGGACAAACTTTCAATCTCGAACATTTGAAGATGCCCTACTTCGACGACGCATTCCCTATGAAATTCTCGGGGGTTTATCTTTTTATAAACGTAAAGAGATTCAAGATATTTTAGCTTTCCTCCGAATGTTTATTGCTCGGCATGATGTTGTTGCCTTTGAAAGAACTTTGCATCTTCCTAAACGAGGTTTAGGACCCACAGCAATCTCAACCCTTATACATTATGCTATTACCGACAACCTTTCTATTCTTCATGCCTGTCAAAAAGCATTAAAGACTCAAGCCGTTAAACTATCTAAAAAACAACAAGAAGGTATAAAGCAGTACCTGCAAATTTTTCAAGAATTGGAAAATGCTTATACCACCTTACCCCTCAATGAGTTTATGGTTGCGACATTAAGGATTACGCAATATCTCAATATTCTAAAAGAAGATCCTGATACCTTTGAAGATCGGAAAAGCAACTTAGATGAACTTATTTCCAAAACTTTCGAATGGGAACAACAAAATCCTGAAGGAACTTTAGAAACATTTCTAGATGATCTTGCCTTAAAAGGTTCTATGGATGAAGAAGAGCTCATCTCTGATCGTGTGAATCTCATGACCATTCATAACGGAAAGGGATTAGAATTCCGCACAGTTTTTGTTGTGGGGTTGGAAGAAAATCTTTTCCCCCATGCAAATGTCAAAGACAACTATGAAAACCTTGAAGAAGAACGACGTCTATGCTACGTAGGGATTACTCGAGCTCAAGACCTCCTATATCTTACTGCTGCGCAAAGTCGTTTTCTTTGGGGGACAGTGCGAATAATGAAGCCTAGTAGATTTCTTAAAGAAATTCCTAGGGATTACCTGATTCAAGTACATTAG
- the ung gene encoding uracil-DNA glycosylase, which translates to MQSIFTINQIPVSWQEQLDQEWSQSYMQKLRAFLKQEYSQKTIYPPQNCIFAALKSTPFENVRVVILGQDPYPGEGQAHGLSFSVPQGQVLPASLINIFRELKTDLGIENNTGCLQSWADQGILLLNTVLTVRAREPFSHAGQGWERFTDAIITKLIQKKNHLIFVLWGSAAKKKCDLLFHSTHKHAILAAAHPSPLAAHRGFFGCSHFSKINYLLNKLNKPMINWKLP; encoded by the coding sequence ATGCAGAGCATTTTTACTATAAATCAGATTCCTGTGTCTTGGCAAGAACAGCTTGATCAAGAATGGTCTCAGTCGTACATGCAGAAATTGAGGGCATTTTTGAAACAAGAATATTCCCAAAAGACAATTTATCCCCCACAAAATTGCATTTTTGCTGCTTTGAAAAGCACGCCTTTTGAAAATGTCCGTGTTGTAATTCTTGGTCAGGATCCTTATCCTGGAGAAGGACAGGCCCATGGTCTCAGCTTTAGTGTTCCTCAAGGACAGGTCTTACCTGCTTCTCTTATAAATATTTTTCGTGAATTAAAAACTGATCTCGGAATTGAAAATAATACAGGATGTCTTCAATCTTGGGCAGATCAAGGCATTTTATTATTAAATACTGTACTTACTGTACGTGCTCGGGAACCTTTTTCTCACGCAGGACAAGGATGGGAGCGCTTCACAGATGCTATTATCACTAAACTTATTCAAAAGAAAAATCATCTTATTTTTGTCTTATGGGGGAGTGCTGCAAAAAAAAAATGTGATTTACTTTTTCACTCGACACATAAACATGCGATTTTAGCTGCAGCTCATCCTTCACCATTAGCCGCACATCGTGGATTTTTTGGTTGTTCACACTTTTCAAAAATTAACTACCTGCTTAATAAGTTGAATAAGCCGATGATTAATTGGAAACTTCCATGA
- the rdgB gene encoding RdgB/HAM1 family non-canonical purine NTP pyrophosphatase, which yields MKIIIASSHGHKIRETKTFLKQFGNFDIFSLADFPNYFPPKEEGSSTEINALAKGLHAAQHLGHWAIADDSMLRVPALNGLPGPLSATFAGPMATDKDHRKKLLQDMAKLESIVDRSAYFECCIVLASPTGEVFKTHGICEGYVHHQEKGSSGFGYDSLFLKHDYKQTFAELTEEVKNQVSHRAKALQKLIPYIQHVFEKHLLSRN from the coding sequence ATGAAAATTATTATCGCTAGCTCGCATGGTCATAAAATACGTGAAACGAAGACTTTTTTAAAACAATTCGGAAATTTTGATATTTTTTCGCTTGCAGACTTTCCAAACTATTTCCCCCCTAAAGAGGAAGGCAGTTCTACAGAAATCAACGCTCTTGCCAAAGGCTTGCATGCGGCTCAACACTTAGGACATTGGGCAATCGCTGATGATTCCATGTTGCGTGTGCCAGCTTTAAACGGTCTTCCGGGTCCTCTATCAGCTACCTTTGCAGGTCCCATGGCTACTGATAAAGATCACAGGAAAAAGCTACTTCAAGACATGGCAAAATTAGAAAGCATCGTAGATCGCTCTGCATATTTTGAATGCTGTATAGTTTTAGCTTCCCCTACAGGAGAAGTTTTTAAAACTCATGGGATATGTGAAGGATATGTTCATCATCAAGAAAAAGGTTCTTCAGGGTTTGGCTATGACTCCCTATTTTTAAAACATGATTATAAACAAACATTCGCGGAACTTACTGAAGAAGTGAAAAATCAAGTTTCACACAGAGCAAAAGCTTTGCAAAAACTAATTCCTTACATACAACATGTTTTTGAAAAGCACTTACTCTCCCGGAATTAG
- a CDS encoding DUF1343 domain-containing protein, producing the protein MKVFCLCMSLWLIYPFVSFTQVLVGLDRIFEEEPYYRSIRGCNIALISHNAAIDSKGNDTLTVLRAHTQECCVKVLCTLEHGYYGSSPIETPSYSISNSVGIRRVSLYGVKEFPKEALYDCDVLVYDVQDIGIRSYSFVTALMQVVQAAEKYHKKLIILDRPNPMGGKLIDGPMPDVQLSYVPAIPYCYGMTPGELGLFFKKIYAPTADILVVPMKGWNRSMTFEQTGLTWIPTSPQMPDAKTPFFYATTGILGSLSVASIGVGYTLPFRLLGAPWMNGQEVAQELNHMQLPGIMFFPFCYEPFFGKYKMELCSGVLLVLKDPKTFLPVETFCTILGVLKTKYPKHVENALYAVDRISARRASICRILGDEEFLQICQKERYIIWPLRKRCQEARERFQTLRASCLLSDYRESF; encoded by the coding sequence ATGAAAGTTTTTTGCTTATGTATGAGTTTATGGCTTATTTATCCTTTTGTGAGTTTTACGCAAGTCCTCGTAGGTTTAGACCGTATATTTGAAGAAGAGCCCTACTACCGATCAATTCGGGGATGTAATATCGCTTTAATTTCTCATAATGCAGCGATTGACAGTAAAGGTAATGATACTTTGACTGTATTGCGTGCTCACACACAAGAATGCTGCGTAAAAGTATTATGCACGTTAGAACATGGCTATTACGGAAGTAGTCCTATAGAAACACCGAGTTATTCTATATCGAATTCTGTGGGTATCCGCAGGGTATCTTTGTATGGAGTTAAAGAATTTCCTAAAGAAGCCCTGTATGATTGTGATGTGTTGGTTTATGATGTTCAAGATATCGGCATCCGTTCTTATAGCTTTGTCACAGCTTTAATGCAAGTTGTTCAAGCTGCTGAAAAATATCATAAGAAACTCATTATTTTAGATCGCCCCAATCCTATGGGAGGTAAGTTAATTGATGGACCTATGCCAGATGTACAATTGTCTTATGTACCCGCGATTCCCTACTGTTATGGTATGACCCCTGGAGAACTGGGTTTATTTTTTAAAAAGATTTATGCTCCAACCGCAGATATTCTTGTTGTTCCTATGAAAGGGTGGAATCGCTCTATGACCTTTGAACAAACAGGACTCACATGGATTCCTACGAGTCCACAGATGCCAGATGCAAAGACGCCATTTTTTTATGCAACAACAGGAATTTTAGGTTCATTATCCGTGGCTAGCATCGGTGTGGGTTATACCTTACCTTTTAGACTTTTGGGAGCTCCTTGGATGAATGGTCAAGAAGTCGCACAAGAACTGAATCATATGCAGCTTCCTGGGATCATGTTTTTCCCATTTTGTTATGAACCTTTCTTTGGTAAATATAAAATGGAGTTATGTTCAGGTGTACTTCTTGTTCTTAAAGATCCAAAAACTTTTTTACCTGTCGAAACATTTTGTACTATTTTAGGCGTATTAAAAACTAAATATCCAAAACATGTCGAGAATGCTTTATACGCTGTTGACAGGATTTCTGCGCGCCGTGCTTCTATATGTCGTATTCTTGGTGATGAGGAATTTTTGCAAATCTGTCAAAAAGAACGCTATATTATCTGGCCACTACGTAAACGTTGTCAGGAAGCTCGAGAACGTTTTCAGACTCTTCGTGCGTCTTGTTTATTGTCGGATTATAGGGAATCTTTTTAG